A DNA window from Actinokineospora baliensis contains the following coding sequences:
- the coaA gene encoding type I pantothenate kinase: MARVRELSPYVELRREQWRELRESTPLPLTLDELVALRGLGDPVDLDEVVDVYLPLSRLISLQVAARQRLYNTTVEFLGEDRAAKVPFVIGIAGSVAVGKSTTARLLRLLLARWPDHPHVDLVTTDGFLFPRAELDRRNLMSRKGFPESYDRRALLRFVSEVKAGADEVRAPVYSHLAYDILPDQEQVVRRPDILIVEGLNVLQPAARLAVSDLFDFSIYVDAHTDDIERWYIERFLALRSTAFADPASHFHHYAALTDAEAVGEAAGLWQKINGPNLVQNILPTRPRATLVLRKGADHRITRVRLRKL; this comes from the coding sequence ATGGCGCGGGTCCGTGAGCTGAGTCCGTACGTGGAGCTGCGCCGTGAGCAATGGCGTGAGCTCCGCGAATCGACGCCGCTGCCTCTTACCCTCGACGAGCTGGTCGCGCTAAGAGGCCTCGGCGACCCCGTCGACCTCGACGAGGTGGTGGACGTCTACCTGCCACTGTCGCGTCTGATCTCGCTCCAGGTGGCCGCGCGGCAGCGGCTCTACAACACGACCGTGGAGTTCCTGGGCGAAGACAGGGCGGCGAAGGTGCCGTTCGTGATCGGCATCGCGGGCAGTGTCGCGGTGGGCAAGTCCACGACGGCTCGGCTGCTGCGCCTGCTGCTGGCCCGCTGGCCCGACCACCCCCACGTCGACCTGGTGACCACCGACGGCTTCCTGTTCCCCCGCGCGGAGCTCGACCGGCGGAACCTGATGAGCCGCAAGGGCTTCCCGGAGAGCTACGACCGCCGGGCCCTGCTGCGGTTTGTGTCCGAGGTGAAGGCAGGCGCCGACGAGGTCCGCGCGCCGGTGTACTCGCACCTGGCGTACGACATCCTGCCGGACCAGGAACAGGTTGTACGCAGGCCAGACATCCTCATCGTCGAAGGCCTCAACGTCCTGCAACCCGCCGCCCGCCTCGCCGTCTCCGACCTGTTCGACTTCTCCATCTACGTCGACGCGCACACCGACGACATCGAACGCTGGTACATCGAACGCTTCCTGGCGCTGCGCAGCACCGCCTTCGCCGACCCGGCCTCGCACTTCCACCACTACGCGGCGCTGACGGACGCCGAGGCGGTCGGCGAGGCTGCCGGACTGTGGCAGAAGATCAACGGGCCCAACCTGGTGCAGAACATCCTGCCCACCCGGCCCCGAGCCACCCTCGTCCTGCGCAAAGGCGCCGACCACCGGATCACCCGCGTCCGACTCCGTAAGCTCTGA
- a CDS encoding macro domain-containing protein, whose translation MAAATRSRSGELDLVLCAVSESLASAWETAAEGRPHIRVHRGSVLEVDADAVVSPANSYGWMRGGVDAVYAANFPSIEQRVRSAVLAYHGGELPVGEALIVPTDVSRPPWLITAPTMKEPAQALAAQTVHPYLAARAVFRLWRDGALDSGSPVRNAVGTIAMPGLGTGVGGVPPQVCARQLAAAWDAVFEPGSVART comes from the coding sequence ATGGCAGCGGCTACCCGCTCCCGCTCCGGTGAGCTCGACCTGGTCCTATGCGCGGTGAGTGAATCGCTCGCGTCGGCCTGGGAAACTGCCGCTGAAGGCAGGCCGCACATCCGTGTCCATCGTGGATCGGTACTAGAGGTCGACGCCGACGCCGTTGTGTCACCGGCGAACTCTTACGGCTGGATGCGCGGCGGCGTCGATGCCGTCTACGCGGCCAACTTCCCCTCTATAGAGCAGCGCGTCCGCAGCGCCGTCTTGGCGTACCACGGCGGAGAACTGCCGGTGGGTGAAGCACTGATCGTGCCTACTGACGTCTCGCGGCCGCCCTGGCTCATCACGGCACCGACCATGAAGGAGCCCGCGCAGGCTCTTGCGGCACAGACCGTTCACCCGTACTTGGCCGCGCGGGCGGTTTTCCGGCTGTGGCGCGACGGGGCACTCGACAGCGGCTCGCCGGTGCGCAACGCGGTGGGGACCATCGCCATGCCGGGCCTGGGAACCGGCGTCGGCGGGGTGCCGCCGCAGGTGTGCGCCCGGCAGCTGGCGGCCGCGTGGGACGCCGTGTTCGAGCCGGGCAGTGTTGCACGAACCTGA
- the pheA gene encoding prephenate dehydratase, which yields MPTTAYFGPKGTFTEQAARALAPDADFLPMPTIPDAVGAVRSGLAELACVPIENSVEGAVSAAMDTLAADAPPVVALAEHLLPIRFSILVRPGVKAADVRSIASHPHALAQVERWIQETMPAAARRAASSTAGAAVGVQSGEFDAAVTAPVAAEHYPLDVLATDVADERDAITRFLLLARPEKLPQPTGADRTSVIVVLSHEPGELAAVLNELASRGINLTRIESRPQRNRFGEYRFYLDFDGHIAEPRVADALGALHRRSQRVLFLGSYPKAEGNATEVAAPNRADDYDISAKWVAAVLRGEEP from the coding sequence GTGCCGACCACCGCGTACTTCGGACCCAAGGGGACCTTCACCGAACAGGCCGCCAGGGCGCTGGCCCCCGATGCGGACTTCCTGCCCATGCCGACGATCCCGGACGCGGTGGGCGCGGTGCGGTCCGGTCTCGCGGAGCTCGCGTGCGTCCCGATCGAGAACTCGGTCGAGGGTGCCGTCTCCGCCGCCATGGACACCCTCGCCGCGGACGCCCCCCCAGTGGTCGCGTTGGCCGAGCACCTGCTGCCGATCCGGTTCTCGATCTTGGTGCGCCCCGGGGTGAAGGCCGCTGATGTGCGGTCGATCGCCAGCCACCCGCACGCGTTGGCCCAGGTCGAGCGCTGGATCCAGGAGACGATGCCCGCCGCGGCCCGCCGCGCGGCTTCTTCGACGGCTGGGGCCGCGGTCGGCGTGCAGTCCGGCGAGTTCGACGCCGCCGTGACCGCGCCGGTCGCCGCGGAGCACTACCCGCTCGACGTCCTGGCCACCGATGTCGCCGACGAGCGCGACGCGATCACCCGGTTCCTCCTGCTGGCCCGCCCGGAGAAGCTGCCGCAGCCCACCGGCGCCGACCGCACCTCGGTGATCGTGGTCCTGTCCCACGAGCCGGGCGAGCTCGCCGCGGTGCTCAACGAGTTGGCCAGCCGCGGCATCAACCTCACCCGCATCGAGTCCCGCCCCCAGCGCAACCGCTTCGGTGAGTACCGGTTCTACCTGGACTTCGACGGCCACATCGCCGAGCCCAGGGTCGCCGACGCTCTAGGCGCGCTTCATCGGCGTAGTCAGCGGGTGCTGTTCTTGGGCTCTTATCCCAAGGCGGAGGGCAACGCCACGGAGGTCGCTGCGCCGAACCGCGCTGATGACTACGACATCTCCGCGAAGTGGGTCGCAGCGGTGCTCCGCGGTGAGGAGCCGTGA
- a CDS encoding histidine phosphatase family protein, which translates to MTARLLLARHGETPSNLKHALDSRPPGPPLTDMGQRQANALADRLAEDQVVAVYASVAVRAQQTAEPVAKRHGLSVDVVEGLHELQVGDLEGRSDEAALRSFGEVYTRWTQGDLAAAMPGGESGEEIRGRYLATIERIRANHPSGLIVVVSHGGIIRLGAEWLADNVGAQLANAKLLPNTGHVLLEPRPTGWHCLEWTGVDL; encoded by the coding sequence GTGACCGCCCGCTTACTGCTGGCCCGCCACGGCGAAACCCCGTCGAACCTTAAGCACGCCCTTGACTCGCGCCCGCCCGGCCCGCCTCTTACCGACATGGGCCAGCGGCAGGCGAACGCGCTCGCGGACAGGCTCGCCGAAGACCAGGTCGTGGCCGTCTACGCGAGTGTCGCCGTAAGAGCGCAGCAGACCGCGGAACCGGTCGCCAAGCGCCACGGGCTCAGCGTTGATGTGGTCGAAGGTCTCCACGAGCTGCAAGTCGGCGACCTGGAGGGGCGGTCCGATGAGGCGGCCCTGCGCAGCTTCGGCGAGGTCTACACCCGCTGGACCCAGGGCGATCTCGCCGCCGCGATGCCCGGTGGTGAGAGCGGCGAGGAGATCAGAGGTCGCTACCTGGCCACGATCGAGCGAATTCGGGCCAACCACCCCAGCGGGTTGATCGTCGTCGTCAGCCACGGCGGGATCATCCGCCTCGGCGCGGAGTGGTTGGCGGACAACGTCGGCGCCCAGCTCGCCAACGCCAAGCTGCTGCCCAACACCGGGCACGTGTTGCTCGAGCCTCGCCCGACCGGGTGGCACTGTCTGGAGTGGACCGGGGTCGACCTGTAG
- a CDS encoding ATP-binding cassette domain-containing protein, which produces MPPPASSIAVRAEALVKTFGSTRALDGVDLEIPSGTVLGLLGPNGAGKTTTVRILTTLLKPDSGRAFVAGHDVTQDPDAVRRSIGLSGQYAAVDEHLTGYENLYMVGRLYGMSRSDATSRARELIARFRLTDAGDRPAKTYSGGMRRRLDLAGALVAEPAVVVLDEPTTGLDPRGRLDTWEVIGELVADGTTVLLTTQYLEEADQLANTILVIDHGKVIAGGTADQLKAQVGGERLEIVVADAAELATTARVLGEVGSDEPGTDQNQRRVHVKVDTGPKALVEALRRLDQENVAVLDVALHRPTLDDVFLALTGHVAEEQPQDAEADPKGRKKAKTR; this is translated from the coding sequence ATGCCCCCGCCCGCGTCCTCGATCGCTGTGCGCGCGGAAGCGCTGGTCAAGACCTTCGGGTCAACCCGCGCCCTCGACGGTGTCGACCTGGAGATCCCTTCGGGAACCGTGTTGGGCCTGCTCGGGCCCAACGGTGCTGGCAAGACGACCACCGTTCGCATCCTCACAACCCTGCTCAAACCCGACTCCGGCCGGGCGTTCGTGGCCGGTCACGACGTCACCCAAGACCCGGACGCGGTCCGCCGCTCGATCGGCCTGTCCGGTCAGTACGCGGCCGTCGACGAACACCTCACCGGCTACGAGAACCTGTACATGGTCGGCAGGCTGTACGGGATGTCCCGCTCGGACGCCACCAGCCGCGCCAGGGAGCTCATCGCCCGGTTCCGGTTGACCGACGCGGGCGACCGGCCCGCGAAGACCTACTCGGGCGGTATGCGCCGCAGGCTCGACCTCGCGGGCGCGCTCGTGGCCGAACCGGCCGTCGTCGTGCTCGACGAGCCGACCACGGGCCTCGACCCGCGCGGCAGGCTCGACACCTGGGAGGTCATCGGCGAGCTGGTGGCCGACGGGACCACGGTCCTGCTGACCACCCAGTACCTGGAGGAGGCCGACCAGCTGGCCAACACCATCCTGGTGATCGACCACGGCAAGGTCATCGCGGGCGGCACCGCCGACCAGCTCAAGGCCCAGGTCGGCGGTGAGCGCCTGGAGATCGTGGTCGCCGACGCCGCCGAGCTGGCCACCACGGCCAGGGTGCTGGGCGAGGTCGGCTCGGACGAGCCGGGCACCGACCAGAACCAGCGCCGCGTGCACGTCAAGGTCGACACCGGCCCGAAGGCCCTGGTCGAGGCGCTGCGCAGGCTCGACCAGGAGAACGTCGCGGTGCTCGACGTCGCGCTGCACCGTCCCACGCTCGACGACGTGTTCCTCGCGCTCACCGGCCACGTGGCCGAGGAGCAGCCGCAGGACGCCGAGGCGGACCCCAAGGGCAGGAAGAAGGCCAAGACCCGATGA
- a CDS encoding ABC transporter permease, which produces MSVITAGARDSGVVTWRNLMNVRRQPDLLLGATLQPIMFVLLFAFVFGNSIGDDPGAYREFLMGGIFAQTVAFNSAYTTIGMAADLEKGVIDRFRSLPMTRAAVLVGRTASDLAVSAIGLLVMSLCGLLVGWRIRGSFLDAVLGYLLLLLFSFAMSWIGAYVGLAAGSVQVAQSAGFIWMFPVTFISSAFVSASSMPGPLKVVAEWNPITAIADAARDLFGNTARTGVLSQSDAWPAQHSALYAMLSCVVILVVFAPLAVAKYRKVASK; this is translated from the coding sequence ATGAGCGTCATCACCGCAGGTGCCCGCGACAGCGGGGTGGTCACCTGGCGCAACCTGATGAACGTGCGCCGCCAGCCGGACCTGCTGCTCGGTGCGACGCTGCAGCCGATCATGTTCGTGCTGCTGTTCGCGTTCGTGTTCGGCAACAGCATCGGCGACGACCCGGGTGCCTACCGGGAGTTCCTGATGGGCGGCATCTTCGCCCAGACCGTGGCGTTCAACTCGGCGTACACGACCATCGGCATGGCGGCCGACCTGGAGAAGGGCGTCATCGACCGGTTCCGGTCGCTGCCGATGACCAGGGCCGCGGTGCTCGTCGGCCGCACGGCGTCGGACCTCGCGGTCAGCGCCATCGGTCTGCTGGTCATGTCGCTGTGCGGTCTGCTGGTCGGCTGGCGGATCCGGGGCAGTTTCCTGGACGCGGTCCTGGGCTACCTGTTGCTGCTGCTGTTCTCGTTCGCCATGTCCTGGATCGGCGCGTACGTCGGTCTCGCTGCGGGCAGCGTGCAGGTGGCGCAGAGCGCGGGCTTCATCTGGATGTTCCCGGTCACGTTCATCTCGTCGGCGTTCGTGTCGGCCTCGAGCATGCCGGGGCCGTTGAAGGTCGTCGCCGAGTGGAACCCGATCACCGCGATCGCCGACGCGGCGCGCGACCTGTTCGGCAACACGGCCCGCACCGGTGTGCTGAGCCAGTCGGACGCGTGGCCCGCGCAGCACTCGGCGCTCTACGCGATGTTGTCGTGCGTGGTCATCCTGGTGGTCTTCGCGCCGCTCGCGGTGGCCAAGTACCGCAAGGTCGCCAGCAAGTAA
- a CDS encoding MFS transporter, with the protein MTTDRRLTWLLGSSALSNLGDGIGKVAFPLLGASLTRDPVLIAGLSATAFLPWLLFALVSGALVDRVDRRKAMFLANTSRAVLVGGLGVLVVFDATSIWLLYVMALLIGTVETVADSAAQALIPAVVDKDRLESANGKLQSAEIVGQTFLGGPLGGLTFAAFAALPFLLNSAGFAIAAILLLAIRGNYRPKVVGPTPKLRLQLAEGISWVRKRPLMMQLVAFAAALALTSELAQALLVLYALEDLGLRAETFGVFALVGGAGGLLGAAVAPRLTKAMTRRSVLTVAAAGCGAAFGVMGLVREPVSAAILFGVFAASVVTVNVIIGALRHALIPEHLFGRVLGVWRTAVWGSIPLGALLGGVLAAWLNTRAVFLISGVLQLGLAGALWVVLARHENSIETLGEEPALSSESAPTGSGESAPAGA; encoded by the coding sequence GTGACCACGGACCGGCGACTGACCTGGCTCCTCGGGTCAAGTGCGCTGTCCAACCTGGGTGACGGTATCGGCAAGGTCGCGTTCCCCCTCCTGGGCGCCAGCCTGACCCGCGACCCGGTCCTCATCGCCGGGCTCTCCGCGACCGCGTTCCTCCCCTGGCTCCTGTTCGCCCTGGTCAGCGGGGCCCTGGTGGACCGGGTCGACCGCCGCAAGGCCATGTTCCTCGCCAACACCTCCCGCGCGGTCCTGGTCGGCGGGCTGGGCGTCCTCGTCGTGTTCGACGCGACCTCGATCTGGCTGCTCTACGTGATGGCCCTGCTCATCGGCACCGTGGAGACCGTCGCCGACAGCGCCGCGCAGGCACTCATCCCGGCCGTCGTGGACAAGGACCGGCTGGAGTCGGCGAACGGCAAGCTCCAATCCGCCGAGATCGTCGGGCAGACCTTCCTCGGCGGACCGCTCGGCGGCCTGACCTTCGCCGCGTTCGCCGCGCTGCCGTTCCTGCTCAACTCGGCCGGATTCGCCATCGCGGCGATCCTCCTGCTCGCGATCAGGGGCAACTACCGGCCGAAGGTGGTCGGGCCGACCCCGAAACTGCGTCTCCAACTCGCCGAGGGCATCAGCTGGGTGCGCAAGAGGCCGCTGATGATGCAACTGGTGGCCTTCGCCGCGGCCTTGGCCCTGACCTCGGAGCTCGCGCAGGCGTTGCTCGTCCTCTACGCACTAGAGGATCTGGGGCTGCGCGCAGAAACTTTCGGCGTGTTCGCGCTGGTCGGCGGCGCGGGCGGGCTGCTCGGCGCCGCCGTCGCACCTCGGCTGACCAAGGCAATGACCAGGCGGAGCGTCCTCACGGTGGCAGCCGCGGGCTGCGGGGCGGCGTTCGGCGTCATGGGCCTGGTGCGCGAGCCCGTGTCGGCCGCCATCCTGTTCGGCGTGTTCGCGGCAAGCGTCGTCACCGTGAACGTCATCATCGGGGCGCTGCGGCACGCGCTCATCCCGGAGCACCTCTTCGGCCGGGTGCTGGGCGTCTGGCGGACCGCGGTGTGGGGCTCGATCCCGCTCGGCGCGCTGCTCGGCGGCGTCCTCGCGGCGTGGCTGAACACGCGGGCCGTGTTCCTGATCTCCGGGGTACTGCAACTCGGCCTGGCCGGGGCCCTGTGGGTGGTGCTGGCCAGGCACGAGAACTCGATCGAGACGCTGGGCGAGGAGCCCGCGTTATCCAGTGAGAGCGCGCCTACCGGATCGGGCGAGAGCGCGCCTGCCGGAGCCTGA
- a CDS encoding DUF4232 domain-containing protein: MRWVANGVGVAVLVLVAACGGQKSDNQPQAELPSATSATSTTGSVDAAQPASADDCKVGELKLAVQDGDAAAGTVYRKLVFTNSGQRTCVIQGFPGVSYVAGQDGHQVGPAAYRVGTKGAPVRLTPGATAASDVGFVNVQNFDPAECRPTEVLGLRVYPPHDTESAFVELPGTGCAGTPPGNQLTVKTVV; encoded by the coding sequence ATGAGGTGGGTAGCAAACGGCGTGGGAGTAGCCGTACTAGTGCTGGTGGCGGCATGTGGTGGGCAGAAATCCGACAACCAGCCCCAAGCGGAGCTGCCGTCGGCCACGTCGGCCACGTCGACGACGGGATCGGTGGACGCTGCGCAACCGGCATCTGCCGATGACTGCAAGGTCGGCGAGCTGAAGCTGGCGGTGCAGGACGGGGACGCGGCGGCCGGGACGGTCTACCGGAAGCTGGTGTTCACCAACAGCGGGCAGCGGACGTGCGTGATCCAGGGCTTCCCGGGCGTGTCGTACGTGGCGGGCCAGGACGGTCACCAGGTGGGTCCGGCGGCGTACCGGGTGGGGACCAAGGGTGCCCCGGTGCGGCTGACCCCGGGCGCGACGGCCGCCTCGGACGTGGGGTTCGTGAACGTCCAGAACTTCGACCCGGCGGAGTGTCGGCCGACGGAGGTGCTGGGCCTGCGGGTGTACCCGCCGCACGACACGGAGTCGGCGTTCGTGGAGCTGCCCGGGACGGGGTGCGCGGGCACCCCGCCGGGAAATCAGCTCACGGTGAAGACGGTGGTTTAG